TTTTACTCGATTTATGGCGCTTCCCGTTATGCCATCAGCGTGTATGGAAGGGGTTGAATGATGAGTCCTGAGAATTTTACTCAGATATAAAAATATTGCATTGAATAAAATCAAAGGCCTGCGCTGGCTATGGCATTGTGCTCATGAATGAAGGATGAGGATTTTCCCTGCATTTGGGAGGAAAACTAAATAGAGCACTTCATCAAGAGTGAAGGACATGATACAGTCTTATGCACCCGTCACAGGTTATCTTGACATTCCATGATCGCGCTACCCGATATTTCTGTCATGGTAGGGAATTTACTATCTCGGCCTGGCGATGTAAACTTAGCGGGAATCTTCACTGCTCATTCGAACTTTGTATCAGCCATCAAGCATGGGCACTACTCGCTTCGCGATAGAAGTGTTAGTGCTGTCTACCGATTTTTTTGCATCATCTCCCGAAGGGAAATGTTTTTCGAGAAGCATCTCAAGATACTCGTCACTGCTATGAGTTCCCTTGCTCTATTAGTTCCTGGAGTATATCTCCTCTATATAGAGCTTTCCTCAACTTCGCTGGAGCACTCCATGTCCTCACAGGTATTTTTCAATGAGACTCTTCGCCTTGTGAATTTCACCAGTTCCCTATACTTGTCCCTGCCGCGTTGTTCCAAAAATTTATCTCGACTAAACAATTATATCTCATGGCCGtacaatttttccaaaaaaattttatatttggttGGTTTCTTGATCCAAAAGCTGTGCAATAAATTTTCGTGTTTTTTCACGTGCCTCCACTAACTGTGGCAGATCGGTTTCGGCTGATTCATACATGTCGGCGCAATGCGCAGTgcctgaaaaaaaattaaaatagaatttttaattATTCTGATTAAATATGAACTATCAAACAAACCATACACACCTTCAATATAGATAGTAGGTAGATTTGGATCCACAGACGAAGTTAAACCGAGTGCATGCCAAGGATCAATCGAGCCATGTACGTAAAGTACGTTAGTTGTATTCGGACGCAGTCCTCCATAATTTTCATTAGTTTGTGAAACCACACGTTCCAGATACTTTGCGTCCATGCTATAGGTGAAAAGACAAATAATACAGAATACAGAGCTACTGAGTGACAAAAACTTTCTTGATATTTTACCGCTCTGAATAGATGTCCATGcatagttttataaaaaaatccacTTGAAAGCGATCACCGAAAATGTCAGTCTTGTTATTCGATGTTTGAAAGTACCCAAATTCATTACATGTCTGATAGGTCCATTGTCGTGTCCAATTAGCCATTTTAGCTTCCCAGGAGATATTTCTCATTTCTTCcaattttttatcatatttataatCGAAGCAAGTTTCGTTGGTCTTCTCCAAAAGCATGCCACTTACAATGCCCAAACGAGCAACTGGTGGTCCAATTGTCATATTCACCATGATattgcaaatcttttaaaaaaaaattttttgttaacaaaaaaaaaaacaaaaaccacagCATTAAGAGACACACATTACTTTATCGAGAAGATCATGGGCATTAGGGTccgtcgatttgtatggacgaaagttaaccgatatcgcgccatcatattgtaacgaatttagggaaattctgcttattccataccttctgctaacgttcgaaacgccaaagtgttgaataaataactccaatattcaataatgcaaaatggtctttattagattactttgaggtacttcacaataacactcatacttcacaaccaaccaatagcgtgtttaaatcaaactgcttactgactactcagctttcgctgcttttatactctctgttgcctcattcacccatttctcctaaggtctagtaactccgcgaacttcatgcttggttaccagccatatatgtacatgtaaaaatcaaagtcgaaaaaaagtaaaaaaaattaaatttcgcaggctcgaaaattatttttttgggtatgcgtagtggaacttttttttttcctgagccgaaatcctatcaaagaatcgatgacgcgatatcggttaatacatCGACCCAGTCTAAGATAGACCTTGTCACTAATaccatatgtaggaagtgcgatcTGCAGGATGAAACAGTtttgagcacattctgtgttcgtgttcTGCGCGCGCAAGGTCAAGGCTTCAGCTGTTGGAACGGCATAGCTGCCACATTTCTCGAGGCACTAATTAATCTAGATCCCAGAAAACATTTAGTATTTgacaaaaggacggagttatttattcTCTTGCATACGTTCTGGTACCTAATTAGGTggtttccgtttggtcgtcaaacaaatagTGGTAACCCTATTGGCACATTCAACCTAGAGGTAAATACTGTGGCACCCTCTAATGGTTGGCTCTCTTGATCACTTAAACTCTAAGCACTAAACACATCCTTATTAAAGTTATTGATATCCCAGCCGTAGTATTTCAGCCAAAATCTAGCAAAAGTTGCTCAATTCAGTAATGGTTAAGTGATGGTAGATCCAATGCAACTCCTTTTGATCCTCCTTCAACTGTGACAGGCTTTTTAAAAACAAAGTCCGTACGAGCGGTTATACCTTCACATATTGCCCAACTCTCGTGCGAATGACATTTGAACTTGTTATCATTACAAGAAGAGACTTTACTACTCATATGCCTACTCCTAGTCTACGATTTCAGGCCGGCATAATATTCGGCATAAACACCGGTTGCAATGTACTACATCCGACAAAAACCGGGGCCATGCGtattatttttcaaaactatATTGTGGAGCTTGTTACTACTCGAGTTGGCTTGGAAATCTTGACATTAAATAACTATACCACCCAAATATGTAATAATCCAAGAAACAGATTGTGTCCCATTGCGGAGCTTAGGTTAGGCTAAGTGGAGTtggccgatcaataaagacctcacatagactgaatgtatccataatcttaccagaatttgttagacgaccaaacggaaaaaccagcattatggactcattcagtatatttGTGGTCCTCACGGGCCGTTACCAGTCcttatgttttaaaataacttcgtcctcttggcaaatgttaaaaattttctaGGACCAACGAAACTGTTACCTTGAGATCTGGCAACTGATTTTATAGCTTACCATCAAACCTTTTAAGACAATCATCATTCCGTAGTATATGTTCAACAATAACGCTAGGAATAATTCTCCCGCCACACGTAGCAATAGAGGAGTTGGAACTTTCTGAATGCCACAAAGGAGGGCTTGGATAAAGGTAAGGTTTTTTCATCCTGCAACATAGATTATTTGAAAGTGAAGATACCAATCTCTTAAATACTAAGGGAtgataaaatataaaatgtagcACGGAGAGAAAAAGCAACATAGAATACGACTACCGCTTCCACAAGATCGTTTGGTATACGCATGGTTCCAAAGCCATGGAACCGGGCTTTGGAATTGGAACCGGTGTATTCGAACACAGATACGAAATATCGCTGCCTCTGGGAATGAACATAACTAAAAAATTTCAAGCGGAACCAGTGTCAAATTGAGCGAAATctaaaataaaatcagcactagccCTAGAGAGCAGGGAAAGAGTGAACAAAGTAGGAACCACAATTTTGTATGGCTTGATAGGTTCAGGAGGATGTACGGTAACGAACAGGTGGATTGCTAGTGAGAGATTCGGCAGCTGTAAGACCAACCGAGAGCCGAACTGTTAGTCCTTCCCTAGGCAATACTCCCTAAATAAATATCTCCGAGAGAGAGGAGTTCGTGCAACTCATTCAGCACACCTTAGACTGGATATTTCCTTTGGAGATCCGCAACTAAAACTGAACTTTCGGGTTCGCCATGGCCAGAGCATATGCACATAGACACCCTCAGGCCAAAAGAAGTCCTCAACATCCTGCCGGAAGTAATCTTGGACGAGGTATTGTGCTTAAGATGACAGCACAATAGATTTTTGATCGCAGTGCGATTGCCCCATCTTTGCACTAGCCAAAAAGCCAGATGACTTATAATGATTCACAGTCAAGAGTATGTTAGTAAAGCTTCTTATCATAACAAAAAAAAgggcgtgtggcactcggggactgccgcggtaaagctattgcatattatcaacttatgcaattataatatttatgtaaCATTCTGTTTTCTTGATTTTAATTCAAGTTTtctctttgatattaattcaagttacactttttaagccaCCACgctaagaaaacaaattttttacttttattgaataaatgagaagttaatattgactttaactttattttatactttaactttcactttaactttaactttatttttaactttaactttcactttaactttaacattcactttacctttaactttaacttccactttagctttaactttaactataaatttaactttacttttaactttaactttaacttaaactttaactttaaccttaactttaactttatttttaactttaactttaactttaactttaactttcactttaactttaacattcactttaacttaactttaactttaattttatttttaactttaactttcacttcaactttaacattcactttaactttaactttcactttaactttaactctaactttaactttatttttaactttaactttcactttaactttaacattcactataactttaactttaagtttaactttaacttccactttaactttaactttaaccttaactttaactttaactttaacctgaactttaactttatctttaactttaactttaactttaacttttactttaactttaactttaactttaactttaactttcactttcactttcactttgactttaactttaactttaactttcactttaactttaactttatttttaactttaactttaactttatttttaactttaaatttaactttcactttaactttaacattcactttaacttaactttaactttaactttaactttcactttaactttaactttatttttaactttaactttaacattcactttaactttaactttatttttaactttaactctaactttaactttaattttaattttaattttaactttaactttcactttaaccttaacattcactttaactttaactttaagtttaactttaacttccactttaactttaactttaaccttaactttaactttaacctgaactttaacttttactttagctttaactttaactttagctttaactttaactttaaatttaactttaactttaacttaaactttaactttatttttaactttaactttaacattcgctttaactttaactttgactttaactttaaccttaactttaactttcactttaactttaaatttaacttaaactttaactttatttttaactttaactttatttttaactttaactttcactttaactttaacattcactctaactttaactttaactttatgatagagatccaattttatatatttggcctgttgctaacaccgaactttTTCGAATCTTtccgaaccttttttgacaaatatctgttacggtttttttttgctttagtcGCCAaacccgcgataaaatctatacaATAACTTAAAGGTCATCGTAAACCATCTTCCAAGAACGAAGGAGGTTCGGATGTTTCAGACCCTAGTTTAGGTTATATGATGGCAGTTGTCCCACTTTTGTGATAGCACATGATCCAGAGCTCTTCCttgaacctatttttttatttagtgtaGCTCGATTTCAGCAAAGTCCAGATCCGCCAGAAAGTCGACAAAGGCTTGTATAAATACTAAATTCGTGCCTCGACCAGAGCTGGACATCATCAAATGAAATATTCAACACCTTTTCTCTCCTTCTCTCCCTATACAGCTGCGACAGCATCGGTACCGACTGCCCTTTCATATACGACAATGCTACGTATATACTTACCTCATCGATGGTATAACCAGCAGTTGATGTATTATTCTTATTTAATTGCACAACATCCGCAATATTATCGGTCAAGGTTTGGAAAAAGGTGGACATATCTAAAGGGTTTTCTACAGAGTCCCGAAATTGCGTGCAAGTTCTGGAATAAAAAAGAGCTCATTAAAAACGTTATAacttataataaataattcaattttaCCTAAATTTTTCATCTAAATTACGCTGCCCAATCTCATGGTGTGTAAGAGTTTCGATTTCGGCATAGCCATGTCCTACAGCCTCTAGACAACTGGTTGAATGTGTTGTTAAGGAAACTTTAACTATCTCCAAGTATTCTtacaataacataaataaataataattatttgtgTAAGAAAACAGTTATTAAAAGTGCGTGTGAGATAACAGAAAGGATTTTCGAACGAGTTTTCAGACTAAATATTTTTCTGGTCGCTAAAGCTTACACACGGCGGAACCACACAAGTGACTGCCGGAAATTAGCTGATtcgtactttttttttttaataataataatcataataataataaacacaaCGGATTAATACCATCCAAAGCCCGTctaaccgacacgaggggcgcatccgcatgacgcacgaaTTTTGTTTTTGTCGAGTTGTTGATAGACGGAGGTTTGTTAAGCAtagagatctaaaactgctcagctacagaataaaaaccatcagctgagtattatatacataacaggtaaaaattatacatatagtaaattgtcaaataagttaacgcttttagcatataaagattttttatactcagctgagtagagctcacagagtatataagccttgatc
The Eurosta solidaginis isolate ZX-2024a chromosome 5, ASM4086904v1, whole genome shotgun sequence DNA segment above includes these coding regions:
- the LOC137252236 gene encoding putative serine protease K12H4.7 isoform X4 encodes the protein MAPGSIDELSLEQLTHEEPKEAEENWFEQRLDHFDKEHKNITWKQLYYKNNTFYQNHSNAPIFLTIGGELAISPRWVKTGAWIQYAEEFGAMCFHLEHRFYGKSRPKSDLSFANLQFLTSRQALADVANFIQGMSRLYNFNKTQKWIVFGGSYPGALAAWARKKYPHLIYGAISSSAPLLAKVDFFEYLEIVKVSLTTHSTSCLEAVGHGYAEIETLTHHEIGQRNLDEKFRTCTQFRDSVENPLDMSTFFQTLTDNIADVVQLNKNNTSTAGYTIDEICNIMVNMTIGPPVARLGIVSGMLLEKTNETCFDYKYDKKLEEMRNISWEAKMANWTRQWTYQTCNEFGYFQTSNNKTDIFGDRFQVDFFIKLCMDIYSERMDAKYLERVVSQTNENYGGLRPNTTNVLYVHGSIDPWHALGLTSSVDPNLPTIYIEGTAHCADMYESAETDLPQLVEAREKTRKFIAQLLDQETNQI
- the LOC137252236 gene encoding putative serine protease K12H4.7 isoform X2, with amino-acid sequence MWNAFVKFRMAPGSIDELSLEQLTHEEPKEAEENWFEQRLDHFDKEHKNITWKQLYYKNNTFYQNHSNAPIFLTIGGELAISPRWVKTGAWIQYAEEFGAMCFHLEHRFYGKSRPKSDLSFANLQFLTSRQALADVANFIQGMSRLYNFNKTQKWIVFGGSYPGALAAWARKKYPHLIYGAISSSAPLLAKVDFFEYLEIVKVSLTTHSTSCLEAVGHGYAEIETLTHHEIGQRNLDEKFRTCTQFRDSVENPLDMSTFFQTLTDNIADVVQLNKNNTSTAGYTIDEICNIMVNMTIGPPVARLGIVSGMLLEKTNETCFDYKYDKKLEEMRNISWEAKMANWTRQWTYQTCNEFGYFQTSNNKTDIFGDRFQVDFFIKLCMDIYSERMDAKYLERVVSQTNENYGGLRPNTTNVLYVHGSIDPWHALGLTSSVDPNLPTIYIEGTAHCADMYESAETDLPQLVEAREKTRKFIAQLLDQETNQI
- the LOC137252236 gene encoding putative serine protease F56F10.1 isoform X3 — its product is MWSACPTLSIYHKSPYITIILLLFIAVYFDYADAFVKFRMAPGSIDELSLEQLTHEEPKEAEENWFEQRLDHFDKEHKNITWKQLYYKNNTFYQNHSNAPIFLTIGGELAISPRWVKTGAWIQYAEEFGAMCFHLEHRFYGKSRPKSDLSFANLQFLTSRQALADVANFIQGMSRLYNFNKTQKWIVFGGSYPGALAAWARKNCLEAVGHGYAEIETLTHHEIGQRNLDEKFRTCTQFRDSVENPLDMSTFFQTLTDNIADVVQLNKNNTSTAGYTIDEICNIMVNMTIGPPVARLGIVSGMLLEKTNETCFDYKYDKKLEEMRNISWEAKMANWTRQWTYQTCNEFGYFQTSNNKTDIFGDRFQVDFFIKLCMDIYSERMDAKYLERVVSQTNENYGGLRPNTTNVLYVHGSIDPWHALGLTSSVDPNLPTIYIEGTAHCADMYESAETDLPQLVEAREKTRKFIAQLLDQETNQI
- the LOC137252236 gene encoding putative serine protease K12H4.7 isoform X1, coding for MWSACPTLSIYHKSPYITIILLLFIAVYFDYADAFVKFRMAPGSIDELSLEQLTHEEPKEAEENWFEQRLDHFDKEHKNITWKQLYYKNNTFYQNHSNAPIFLTIGGELAISPRWVKTGAWIQYAEEFGAMCFHLEHRFYGKSRPKSDLSFANLQFLTSRQALADVANFIQGMSRLYNFNKTQKWIVFGGSYPGALAAWARKKYPHLIYGAISSSAPLLAKVDFFEYLEIVKVSLTTHSTSCLEAVGHGYAEIETLTHHEIGQRNLDEKFRTCTQFRDSVENPLDMSTFFQTLTDNIADVVQLNKNNTSTAGYTIDEICNIMVNMTIGPPVARLGIVSGMLLEKTNETCFDYKYDKKLEEMRNISWEAKMANWTRQWTYQTCNEFGYFQTSNNKTDIFGDRFQVDFFIKLCMDIYSERMDAKYLERVVSQTNENYGGLRPNTTNVLYVHGSIDPWHALGLTSSVDPNLPTIYIEGTAHCADMYESAETDLPQLVEAREKTRKFIAQLLDQETNQI